The stretch of DNA CTTTGTGGTGAGTTTATTAGTACAGACAGAGTTTTGGAGCTTGGCTTTGGCGTTAAGCCTGCTTACCAGTGGGATGCTTTCATTTAATGGCGCCTTGGGAGTTCTTTTGGGGGAACGTTTGGCAATGGCGATGATTTTTTGGTATCGCACACGCAGCTTAAGTCTGGATTGTCAAAGGCTGGGTCGGCAATATGCTATCTTGGCCTTTATTAGTTCTGTCATTGGTTTTTGGATCGCGGGCGAAACGCGCGTATTTTTAAACGTTGGATTTTCATCTGACGTGAGCGCCGTCCAAGAAAAGACGTTTTCGCTGTTAGTTCTTTTTGGCGTGATGTTAGCGGTTCAGTGGTTTGCCGGAATGATTTGGGGACACTTCGCTGGTAATAAGCAAAACGACGAGATGCAGGATGCGAAGTACATAACGGCAGCGTGGATTTATCGCGGCCTTTTAGCCGAAGGACCGAGAGATTGGGCAAAAGACAAAGTGCACAAGCGCCTCAGTGAAATCCGTTACCACTTAGCGGGAATGCACTCTTTAAAAGAAGGCCAGTTGCCAGCGCACATCCAAGCGCGAATTAAAGACGAAGAACATCAGCTGTCGAATTTGCATCTGTAAGACCTCGACTCGCCGTAAGGCCAGCGTGTCTTCAGAGAGTGACAGCCTTGCGGGCTGTCACTAAAATAAAGCTCCATGGCAGACGAGAGCGAATACAAAGAACGAATTTCTGAACTTGAACATGAGTTGGCGGTTAAAGACGCTGAACTTCATCGCTATCGTTTGGAGTTAACAAAGGCCAACACCGCTTTAGAAAAGCTGATCACGCAGGTGAGTAACGAATTAAAGCTGGCGCAAAATCTGCAAAAACTTTTGTCTCCGACTGAACTTCCCAATGTTCAGGGGTTTGATTTTAGTACCAAGTTTTTACCGGGATCACGCTCTGGCGGAGATTACTTTGATATTTTTGAGCACGAAGATAAATTGAAATTTGGAATTTTGATTTCAAGTGCGACGGGATATTCTTTATCGTCTTTGTTGTTGTCGATCATCATCAAAATTTCCTCACAAATTGAAGCACGCCGGGGCCTAGAGGCTCACAAAGTGGTGGCACTTTTAGCTAAAGAGGTCGTACCAAATATCCAAAATGAGGATCGCGCCAGTTTGTTTTATGGAGTCGTCGATCGACGCAGTTACGAGATACAGTATTGCTCCATCGGAAACATTGATGGCTTTTTACAAGTCTATGGGCAAGAGGGTTTGGTCGAGCTTTTGCCTACGGGTCCGAGTATTTCGAAGGATTTTAACACGGAGCCTCAAAGTAAAACTATCCAGTTAAATCCGCGCGATCGTATTGTGATTGCGACGGAAGGTTTAAAAATGTCGCAGAACTCTCTAGGTGTCAACTGGGGTGGACATGGATTATCCGAGTCTATCTTGAGGGCTCCGAAGCAGGGTGTTCACGAACTGCGAAATGAGATTTTGTTTTCGAATGAGAAATACACCGGAAAGACAGATCCTGTCAGAGATCAGACCTTGATAGTCACGGAAGTTAAAGACCGAGTCATCAAGCTTGCAAAGACATGATTCGCGTGACTTCCGGGAATGAATTTGGTTAATACTAAAATGTTATTTTACCGTCAGAAAGGATACGACAATGGCTGAAATCAATATTTATGAAGGCGCTTTGGATAAGGGTCTTGAAGGTGTAGTCGCTTGTACTACGAAAGTTTCTTTTATCGTGGGAGATCACTTAAATTTCCGTGGTTACACGATTGATGATTTAGCGGCCAACTCAACGTTTGAAGAAGTCACTTATCTTCTTTGGAACGACAAGCTGCCCACAGCAGCGGAATTAGAAAAGTTCTCTAAAGAGCTTCACAACGAAATGGCGTTAAGCCCCGATTTTATCAAGGTTCTAAAAGGTATTCCGACGGACGTTCACCCGATGGGTTGGTTGCGCACGGCGGTCTCTTTGATGGCTCACTGGGATAAAGATGCGAATGACATGTCGGCTGAAGCAAACCTTCGCAAGTCAGTTCGTTTGACGGCGAAAATGACTACTTTGCTGTGTGCATTTGATGCCATTCGCAAAGGCAAAGAGCCTGTCACTCCAAAAACGGATAAATCCATCGCTTGGAACATGATGTACATGTTAGGTGGCGGGGTTGAGCCTAAGGCTGAGCACGTCAAAGTTATGGATACATGTTTGATCTTGCACGCGGATCATGAATTGAACTGTTCTGCTTTTGCAACGCGCGTAACTGCGTCTTCATTGTCGGATCTTCATTCAGCGATCGTTTCGGCGATTGGCGCCTTAAAAGGACCTTTGCACGGTGGTGCGAATGAGCAAGTGATCTTGATGTTGCAGAAGATCGGCAACATGGACAAAGCCCAACAATTCGTTAAAGACGCTTTGAATGCGAAAGAAAAAGTCATGGGTATCGGTCACCGCGTTTACAAAAACGGCGACCCTCGTGCACGCATCTTGCGTGGCATGTCTGATAAATTAACTAAAGACGCAGGTATGCACCACATGTACGAAATGTCGACGTTGATCGATGATACTATGTACAAAGAAAAAGGTTTGATGCCGAATGTGGATTTCTATTCAGCGACGGTTTATTTCTCTATGGGTATTCCGACTGATTTATTCACGCCCATCTTTGCGGCGTCTCGTATTTCGGGATGGTGTGCGCATGCGTTTGAACAGTATGCGAACAACCGTATTTACCGCCCGCGCGGTAAATGGGCTGGAAAAGAGGGATTGAAGTGGGTCCCGGCCTCTCAACGCTAATTGTTAGCAATTAGAGCTAAATTTAGAAGCCTCTTCGTTTTTTTCGAGGGGGCTTTTTTTTAGTATTTTTACTCTGTCTTGCGAGCGGTCAAAATTTTCATTTTTTACTCGATGTTTGACCCTGGCGCCGATGTTCGTTAGTTGTTTTCTATGACGAAAATCAATACAACCCTGACGAAAAATCCGAAAAATTTACCTCCGTCTGACAAGCTGGGATTTGGGCAGTATTTCACGGACCATATGTTCGTGGCTAAATATCGCGAAGGTCAGGGATGGTATGACGCCGAGATCTTACCCTACAGTCCGTTGGCTTTGGATCCCGCTGCTTCCGTATTTCATTATGGACAAGCTCTTTTTGAAGGTATGAAGGCGTTCCGCCAAGATAGCGGAGAAATCGTATTTTTCCGTCCTGAATTTAACTATGACCGTCTTTGTGAAGGGGCGGCTCGTCTTTGCCTGGAAGCTCCGCCAAAAGAGCTTTTCATGGAAGGTCTGAAAAAACTTGTTGAGGCCGATGAGCGTTGGATTCCGAACGGTCCCAACACATCTCTTTACATCCGCCCGACATTGATTGGTTCTGAGGGTTTCTTGGGCGTGCGTCCTTCGCATGAAACCATTTTCTTTATTATTTTATCTCCCGTGGGTTCTTATTATGCCGAAGGCGCTAAGCCCGTTCGCATTTGGGCAGAGGAAACTTACCTGCGCGCGGCTCCTGGTGGATTGGGGGCGGTGAAGGCCGGTGCCAATTATGCTTCAAGCTTAAAGGCAGCGTTGGCGGCCCGCCAAAAAGGTTACGCGCAGGTTTTATGGTTGGACGTTGAACATCAAGGAATCGAAGAAGTCGGCACCATGAATGTGTTCTTTGTGATGGATAAAGAAATCGTCACGCCCGCGCTTAATGGAAGCATCTTAGCCGGTGGAACGCGTGGATCGGTGATTCAGTATCTAAAATCTAAAAATCTGCCGATTGTTGAAAGAAAAATCACCATCACGGAAGTGATTGAAAAAATCAAAAGCGGGGAGCTTAAAGAAGCTTTCGGCACGGGGACTGCCGCCGTAGTGTCGCCTATCGGAGTGATTCACTACCAAGGTAAAGACTGGGACATCAATAAGGGTGAAACCGGCCCACTTAGCACTCAAATATTTACAGAAATTACATCTATCCAGCGCGGCACAAAGGCCGACCCATTTAACTGGATAACAAAACTGAAATGATGAAATGCGATTCCACAGGGGATCGCTTTTTTTTTGGAGTTTGTGAGCTCTGTCTTCTAATCTCGTTCTGACATCTTTAGAACGGAGGGGACATGGGCCGTGTAGGACTCATTTTTTTTATTTTGGCGTCTCAAATTTTTTTTCTGAATGCTCAAGCACAGTCTAAGCAAGCGGAGTATCTAGCGGTTCTTGAAGAGCTGAGCGTGCCCGATATGCGGAATACTTTTTATTATGCCGCTGAACATGGCATCAACGTCAAAAGCTACTGGACGGATGCGATGGAAT from Bdellovibrio bacteriovorus encodes:
- a CDS encoding PP2C family protein-serine/threonine phosphatase yields the protein MADESEYKERISELEHELAVKDAELHRYRLELTKANTALEKLITQVSNELKLAQNLQKLLSPTELPNVQGFDFSTKFLPGSRSGGDYFDIFEHEDKLKFGILISSATGYSLSSLLLSIIIKISSQIEARRGLEAHKVVALLAKEVVPNIQNEDRASLFYGVVDRRSYEIQYCSIGNIDGFLQVYGQEGLVELLPTGPSISKDFNTEPQSKTIQLNPRDRIVIATEGLKMSQNSLGVNWGGHGLSESILRAPKQGVHELRNEILFSNEKYTGKTDPVRDQTLIVTEVKDRVIKLAKT
- a CDS encoding citrate synthase; translated protein: MAEINIYEGALDKGLEGVVACTTKVSFIVGDHLNFRGYTIDDLAANSTFEEVTYLLWNDKLPTAAELEKFSKELHNEMALSPDFIKVLKGIPTDVHPMGWLRTAVSLMAHWDKDANDMSAEANLRKSVRLTAKMTTLLCAFDAIRKGKEPVTPKTDKSIAWNMMYMLGGGVEPKAEHVKVMDTCLILHADHELNCSAFATRVTASSLSDLHSAIVSAIGALKGPLHGGANEQVILMLQKIGNMDKAQQFVKDALNAKEKVMGIGHRVYKNGDPRARILRGMSDKLTKDAGMHHMYEMSTLIDDTMYKEKGLMPNVDFYSATVYFSMGIPTDLFTPIFAASRISGWCAHAFEQYANNRIYRPRGKWAGKEGLKWVPASQR
- a CDS encoding branched-chain amino acid aminotransferase; protein product: MTKINTTLTKNPKNLPPSDKLGFGQYFTDHMFVAKYREGQGWYDAEILPYSPLALDPAASVFHYGQALFEGMKAFRQDSGEIVFFRPEFNYDRLCEGAARLCLEAPPKELFMEGLKKLVEADERWIPNGPNTSLYIRPTLIGSEGFLGVRPSHETIFFIILSPVGSYYAEGAKPVRIWAEETYLRAAPGGLGAVKAGANYASSLKAALAARQKGYAQVLWLDVEHQGIEEVGTMNVFFVMDKEIVTPALNGSILAGGTRGSVIQYLKSKNLPIVERKITITEVIEKIKSGELKEAFGTGTAAVVSPIGVIHYQGKDWDINKGETGPLSTQIFTEITSIQRGTKADPFNWITKLK